A genome region from Penaeus vannamei isolate JL-2024 chromosome 20, ASM4276789v1, whole genome shotgun sequence includes the following:
- the LOC113822802 gene encoding cytochrome P450 3A41: protein MSGETWLLLGVVILLAWAYSRWKHSFWSSRGVATPPFIPFLGHLHKTAMLRKRYAFDMDAYYKYGGSKFCGLYSFHKPCLLVGDPELLKQMFVKDFDCFSGKKPLKLTKHDKVISDTLVLKTGEEWKKLRAIMSPTFSSGKMKGMFPLVCQKADDLVSFCLKEARTKPVIDMKHNFSRFTLDTIASCAFGLECNSLGDEDSDFSKKVDKFFKLTTASTLRKIFVSIAPRIAGALNMQFSSPTTGFFKELALKTIAARREGSKRGDFLDLLLETQSQGEDDGGSGKRASKSKEVLDDETIVSQCVLFILAGYGTTASALSYAAFLLAKHPDTQQRLRQEIVELIEKHGDVTYQGIMEAKFLDACIMESLRLYPISVYLERMCERNYRIPGTDITIPPGTVVSCPVWTMHRDPKYWPEPEEFRPERFLPENKADIPNLAHMPFGIGPRNCIAQRFALMETKIVLSKLLLASDLRLAPGCENVTVSFGFGSHSPKAVELILKPLKDE, encoded by the exons ATGAGTGGAGAAACATGGCTGCTGCTGGGCGTGGTGATACTGCTCGCATGGGCGTACTCAAGGTGGAAGCACAGCTTTTGGTCGTCCAGGGGCGTGGCCACTCCGCCCTTCATCCCATTCCTCGGCCATCTGCACAAGACAGCGATGTTGAGAAAGAGATACGCATTTGATATGGAT GCTTACTACAAATATGGAGGATCAAAGTTCTGCGGACTCTACTCGTTCCACAAGCCTTGCTTACTAGTGGGTGATCCCGAGCTCCTGAAGCAAATGTTTGTCAAGGACTTTGACTGCTTTTCGGGCAAAAAGCCACTGAAACTAACCAAGCACGACAAAGTGATCTCAGACACGTTGGTTCTGAAGacgggagaggagtggaagaagctGAGAGCCATCAtgtctcccactttctcttcggGCAAGATGAAGGGGATGTTCCCGCTGGTGTGCCAAAAGGCCGACGATCTCGTCTCCTTCTGCCTCAAGGAAGCGCGCACGAAGCCTGTCATTGACATGAAGCACAACTTTAGCCGCTTCACCCTAGACACGATCGCTTCCTGTGCCTTTGGGTTAGAGTGTAATTCACTTGGAGATGAGGACTCTGACTTTTCCAAGAAGGTCGATAAGTTCTTCAAATTGACGACAGCCTCGACCCTCAGAAAGATTTTCGTTTCCATCGCCCCCCGAATCGCCGGCGCTCTGAACATGCAGTTTTCTTCGCCGACAACCGGTTTCTTCAAGGAATTAGCCCTGAAGACCATAGCTGccagaagggaagggagcaagagaggagacTTTTTGGACCTCCTCTTGGAGACCCAGAGTCAGGGCGAGGATGACGGAGGCTCTGGCAAGCGAGCGTCAAAGTCCAAGGAAG TGCtggacgacgagaccatcgtgtCCCAGTGTGTGCTGTTCATCCTCGCTGGTTACGGTACCACGGCTTCTGCACTGTCTTATGCGGCCTTCCTCCTGGCCAAGCACCCTGATACCCAGCAGCGCCTTCGTCAGGAGATCGTCGAACTGATCGAGAAACACGGTGATGTAACTTACCAGGGAATCATGGAAGCAAAGTTTCTTGATGCTTGTATCATGG aATCACTTCGTCTTTATCCAATATCCGTCTATTTGGAGCGCATGTGTGAAAGGAACTACCG GATCCCTGGCACTGACATCACCATTCCGCCTGGCACTGTAGTGTCATGCCCGGTCTGGACGATGCACCGGGACCCGAAGTACTGGCCCGAGCCCGAGGAGTTCCGCCCCGAGCGCTTCCTGCCCGAGAACAAGGCGGACATACCCAACCTTGCCCACATGCCCTTCGGAATCGGACCCAGGAACTGCATAG CCCAGAGATTCGCCCTCATGGAGACCAAGATTGTCCTGAGCAAGTTGCTGCTGGCATCGGACCTCAGGCTCGCCCCAGGATGTGAAAACGTGACGGTTTCTTTCGGTTTCGGGTCACACTCCCCAAAGGCCGTGGAGCTGATCCTTAAACCGCTGAAGGACGAGTGA
- the LOC113822866 gene encoding gamma-aminobutyric acid type B receptor subunit 2-like: MVACAKKCINCKSYTIVLILQKQGPISFDCPDRVGVTAFYQIQGGAPVKVALYHPEGESLDLSCPGCHALVWPGGEVPASRVFKLRVETVDPAAFILMSSLATLGILMALAFLAFNLTHRRLKYIKLSSPRLNNTTVVGTVLVYTAVILLGLDHATLPSPHYFPVVCTARAYLLSAGFSLAFGSMFTKTYRVHQIFTRSNSAGVVKNKLLKDKQLIGVIMVLLVVDIIIVSAWMGVDPMTRHLHNLTLEEHREVVFQPQVEVCRSEHTSEWLGALYVYKGLLVSVGVYMAWETRHVKIPALNDSQYIGMSVYNVVITSIIVIVAANVLGERTTLAYVIITTLVFVSTTTTLCLLFIPKILTILRKVEEDPIVESMGLKIQSNTRRLLTEDKRERFYRVEIQNKVYRRELLKLEQELQKLVLRRMEEDGEDCGGGGEGGGGGRGGGGGGGGSVRSHSASLSSSSSSSSSNSSSSSSDSSSFATPSFIEHKKCWSCGGACGCGWRADGQGDYRRRLPHPFPLLPGGKLLVGVLGGREYSTSSLPPPPHTQFLRVLHEADLPFSMSSRGDLPLCVNSRDLPFSISTHIQHGPRVSFQEDLKSGKKSKKKKSKTSSRSAGNSRSSKDIRLKMEWSACLSDEKLSPPMVEYKVSDLGLLCPLRRMKMAKGEDEKLISEGSAAGEGMGNSYCSAAAASALNHRWRAQVNQPEASKIKKANTTSSTFSSMTTEPATVASGVARSNAHVFSTVIVHRVGGNVHM; encoded by the exons ATGGTTGCGTGTGCCAAAAAGTGCATCAATTGCAAGAGTTATACGATAGTTCTAATATTGCAGAAACaa GGGCCAATTTCCTTCGACTGCCCAGACCGAGTCGGGGTCACTGCCTTTTACCAGATACAAG gTGGAGCGCCGGTCAAAGTGGCCCTGTACCACCCCGAGGGCGAGTCGCTGGACCTCTCGTGCCCAGGGTGCCATGCCCTCGTGTGGCCCGGCGGGGAAGTGCCAGCATCGAGGGTCTTCAAGCTGCGTGTGGAGACGGTCGACCCCGCCGCCTTCATCCTCATGTCGTCGCTGGCCACGCTGGGGATCCTCATGGCGCTGGCGTTCCTGGCGTTTAACCTGACTCATAGGCGCCTGAA gtACATCAAGCTCTCCAGTCCTCGGCTCAACAACACGACCGTCGTGGGCACCGTCCTGGTCTACACTGCCGTCATCCTCCTCGGCCTGGACCACGCCACGCTGCCGTCGCCTCACTACTTCCCCGTTGTGTGCACG gcCCGGGCTTACCTCCTCTCAGCTGGCTTTTCTCTGGCTTTTGGCTCTATGTTCACCAAGACGTACCGAGTCCACCAGATCTTCACCCGGTCAAACAGCGCCGGGGTTGTGAAGAACAAG CTGTTGAAGGACAAACAGCTGATCGGCGTCATCATGGTGCTGCTCGTCGTCGACATTATAATCGTGTCTGCCTGGATGGGAGTCGACCCCATGACTCGACACTTACACAACCTCACTCTAGAGGAACATAGGGAAGTTGTTTTTCAACCGCAG GTGGAAGTGTGTCGCAGCGAACACACGAGCGAATGGCTGGGTGCTCTGTATGTCTACAAGGGCCTGCTGGTGTCTGTGGGCGTCTACATGGCCTGGGAAACTAG GCACGTCAAGATCCCTGCACTCAACGACTCGCAATACATAGGCATGAGTGTGTACAACGTTGTTATTAcgtctattattgtcattgttgccgCGAACGTCTTGGGCGAAAGGACGACTCTCGCTTACGTCATCATAACGACCCTGGTGTTTGTGTCGACGACTACGACGCTTTGCCTGCTGTTTATCCCGAAG ATATTGACAATTTTAAGGAAGGTAGAAGAAGATCCCATTGTGGAGAGCATGGGACTCAAGATTCAGTCAAACACTCGCAG GCTGCTGACGGAGGACAAGCGAGAGAGGTTCTACCGCGTGGAGATCCAGAACAAAGTCTACAGGAGAGAACTTCTGAAGCTGGAGCAGGAGCTTCAGAAGCTTGTCcttaggagaatggaagaggatggagaggactgtggaggaggaggagaaggaggaggaggaggaagaggaggaggaggaggaggaggaggaagcgtgaGGAGTCACTCTGCTtcgttatcttcttcctcctcctcctcctcttccaattcttcctcgtcctcctccgactCATCTTCCTTCGCAACTCCTTCGTTTATTGAGCACAAGAAG TGCTGGTCCTGTGGGGGCGCGTGCGGGTGCGGGTGGCGGGCGGATGGCCAGGGGGACTACCGCAGGaggctcccccaccccttccccttgctcccAGGAGGGAAGCTGCTCGTGGGCGTCCTTGGGGGCAGGGAGTACAgcacgtcctccctccctccgcctcctcacaCCCAGTTTTTGAGGG TGCTTCACGAGGCCgacctcccgttttctatgagctcGCGCGGGGATCTCCCTCTCTGTGTTAATTCGCGCGATCTCCCGTTTTCTATCAGCACCCACATCCAACACGGCCCGAGGGTGTCTTTTCAGGAAGACTTGAAAAGCGgcaagaagagcaaaaagaaaaaaagcaaaacctcCAGTCGGTCTGCGGGAAATTCTAGATCTTCGAAAGACATCAGACTGAAGATGGAGTGGTCGGCTTGTCTCTCGGACGAAAAGCTCTCGCCTCCAATGGTGGAGTACAAGGTGTCGGACCTCGGCCTCCTCTGTCCcttaagaagaatgaaaatggcGAAGGGTGAGGACGAAAAGCTTATTTCAGAAGGAAGCGCGgcgggggaaggaatggggaacaGCTACTGCTCCGCGGCGGCTGCTTCCGCCCTAAATCACAGGTGGAGAGCCCAGGTTAATCAACCGGAGGCGAGCAAAATCAAGAAAGCaaacaccacctcctccaccttttcgtCCATGACCACTGAGCCGGCAACAGTCGCCAGCGGTGTTGCCAGATCGAACGCCCATGTTTTTTCAACAGTCATCGTTCACCGCGTAGGTGGGAATGTTCACATGTAA